ATATTTTATATGAAAGAAAAGACTCAAATGCTCAATTAGAATCGTTTTCAATATAATTTTGGGCAAATGTGTTTACTCTTcttaatttttttataaattcaatTCAAAATTTTATGTTAAGTTTCATCAGGATAATTTAGTTCATCAAAGAGCATTTTTCTTCCAAAGTAACCTTGGACCATGATTTCAAGAATTATAGTGTATTCATATTGCTGAATAGAAACATTCTGCCATTCTATATATTTTCTTATTTAACTTAATGCAGTACACATGCATTTAAAAAGTGAAGGATTTTCAGCATGTTACATAGGAAGAAAAAGGTGTACTGTTTAAAAGATACAAATGAAGTTCAGAACTAAAAGAATTTATATTAACAACAGTGAACCTATCATGATAATATTAAAAAGTGACATGTTTATCAAGCCttgttaaaaattattttaaacctAGATAGAGAACTGCAATCGATGACCCTACTTACAGAGAAGTTACTTTCAATCAATAGATTTGCTATTGTCACTTTATCTGGTTCTGTGGATTATGCAATGCAATGGCAGAGGGTGATTTACATTTCTTTAGAGGTTCCATTTGTTTATTGGTGCTCACCATTCAGCAGTCCTGGTAGTAAGATGGAGAGAGGGTTTTTTTTTAGTGCATCTTGGTTCAGGTTGAGCTGTAAAAGCCCTGCATTTGATTAGCCTATTGTGTGAAGACATACCATGGGAAGGTAGATGATATCAACATATGTCAAAATTAGTTTTCTTAAGATTTATTTGCAACTTAAACTAACTGGCAACCTGTTTTGCAATCTACTCATTGTAATCATTTGCCCTACTTTTTGAAGTAGGCTCAGATATATTAACGACGGGCCTGTTATCAATGTTTTCCATGGAAAGAGGGTCAGTGACCTAGTTTCATCTTACTTCAGGAACTACTTTTATCTTTCTCCTCCTCTTTATTGTTGTTTGCCCCTGGCTCTTTGGCCATGGGAGGTGGTTCGACGTTGATTTTCACATTGTTGATGTTGGGCTGGATCTCATCCCCTTTCCTCTGTGCCTCAATGCACAGGATACCATCGTGGGACAGGGTTGACCGAATCAGCAGAGGGTCCACGTCCAGGGGCAGGATGTAGGTGCGTGTGAAATCCCGGGAGATAAAACCGTGACTGTCCAACTTCTGTGAGTGTCTCCCAGACACCTCCAGCAGGTTGTCCACCGTCCGGACTGAGATCTCATCTGGCAGGAACTGGCAGACATCCAGGAATACCTGAAATTTATGATGCTTTGTTTCAATAGTCGAAAAGCCTCGGTCTAGCTGTTTATTGATCCTGGGTCTGATATAGTAGCCATGGTACAATGTAGGAGCTAAAATATCTTCCGGTGACAAACCTGGGAAGGAAAGGAAGTTATCAAGCTGGAAACAATAGAGGATATGACTTTATACTATATTATCAAATACTGTATTCATGATTAAAATTAATCCTaattttgcattccaaaatctgaTTTGCTGCTCAATGAGAAAAATATTTcatcatttctttctttttagatttctttttattggttttcaaaaGGAGATAAGGAGCAGACAGATAAAGTGCAATGCTTTATCTGTCTCCTCCCTCGTAAATAAATAAGCACAAACAAAAATTATGCAAGCAAATTAAATAATTTAAAGTTAGCAGCAATTAACTGTTTCAAGAAAGAAACAAAAGGCCGCCATCTACGATAACATTTCTCAGTAGATCCTCTTATAGTGCATTAAATTTTCTCCAAATAAAGAAATACATCAAGTCTTCTAACCAGGATGAAAACAGATGGCTTGGGGGAACttccaaatttcaccatttctTAATTCAAATGTTATTACCTTTGGCAccatggtacagtggttagcactcctgccccacagcaccagggagccgggttcggattctgaccttgggtgtctgtgtagagtttgcactttctccccgtgtctgcgtgggtttcctctgggtgctccggtttcctcccaaagtccaaagatgtgcaggttgggtggattggccatgataaattgccccttagtgtccaaatatatgcaggtaagatggagttatgaggataaggcagggaagtgaacctagatagagtgctctttcagaggtttggtgcagattcgatgggccaaatggcctcctctaagGAATCTGTGGATTATCTGACCTGGTCCTCTTttaaaactccacacagcctGGTTAATAGTGTGTGGATTCAGGTGCGAGGACCCCAGGCGTACACAATCGGAATTGTACACAAAGAGCCCAGAATTGTCACCTCCAGATGTGCCACCCCCACCCATCTGAGAAAACGGCCTGTCAATGTCACCTCTTCAGGTAAGATCACTTGCCAGCTACTGTATTGGACAACTATGAGTGCCAACAAGGACATGGCATGCTAGACCGCCTCAAGAAGAAGGGTGTTGAAGTCTTGGAAGGAGAGTAAGAGAAATGGAGGAGGGTCTGTTGGCAGCTGTGCATCACCATCCAACACTAGTCAAAGCTTTCATTGGGAGGTGTCAAACAATTGGGTTGAACAGAAATCAAAATGATCTGTAACTAAGATAACAACTCCAAGACTCCCAAAGTCCTTTCGAGGGACACTGGCCATTGTGTTGCAGATTTGCTCGATGTACCccagtaggggcttttcatattgcaatgttaatgtaagcatacttgtgacaataaagattattattaagttatTCTAGCCCCAGTGGCAACCTGTTGGCGCCTGATTGGCGACAAGCAGTGAACGGTTGTGAGAGGTTCACTGAACCAGGCTGCAAATCTATTGAAATAAACGGAGCTGTGCTTATTTCAGGCAGGTTTGCAATGGTCAGGCTCAACTCCAGGGTTAACAGCCaaaataaacttaccttccccGAAGTTCTGGTCGTAGATTGTGGTCGGCGTGTCTTTCTCGTATTCTACACTCATGGGATAAGCGTGTGGGATTGTCTTGTCTTCCATTGTAAAGATCAGAGAGGCACAGAGCAGGAGAGGAAACTAACACCGGACTGACTGTTCAACCCGCTCCTCTGAGCCACAAGATCAGACTGCTGGGTTACACCGCCTCAGAAAGCTTGGTGTCCTTTATGTCAGGTCATTCCTGAGGGAGGGCAGTCAGCCCAGGACAGAAATAGACCAAAGATTTATGCAGGCAGCCTCCACAAAGGGAAGgagccctcctctcccctctggGAAacgacacactgaaacacacactgtGTTCTAGTGTTGACATGGTTCTCTTGACACTCCTGTGTTCTTTCCCCCGTTAATAAAGAAAGCACCAGCCCTGGACTGCCTTATCACATAAATCAATTGGCATTAAAGAAACTTAGATGTCTGCAGCCTACATATGTGACAGTGTCGCCAACAACACCACAACCTTACCAGGGGAAAAAATCAAAACAGAAGAATAATCGTTGAATTGTGCCTCCGATTGACTGGCAGTGAGAGACTGCAATGTGCCCACTCGCCACACCCACAtctctgcacaaactcacttttAATGTTAGCTTAGCTTCTCCTCAAATGGCCCGCGTGCgagataaatgatttttttttaatgggaaaTTAACGATTACCCCGTAACGGATAATTATGTTTACACAGTCACGTCTTAATATAttatcacacacagacactataaTATTACAAGCTGTTAGTGACTTCAGTCTAATGGAGGGTTAACGACATGATAGTTCTGACTTTATTTCCTACGGCTGGAGTGGGAGGAGGTACAAGGATTGTAGCATTTTCTGAAATCGCTGGTCGAAATACATTATTTTGCTTCTGTAATATGTGTCTGCATGGGACCATTATTTCCCCTCCAGTCTTGTACGCTTTAAATGCTTCCCACGACTTTGGAAACGGCACCAGCCCTTAAATTATTCTCTGTTCAACATTTGACCATGTAGCAATGTGAAATGATACACTTCACTACTGCCAGAGACTACAACTATTCATATAGTTAACAGCAGAAGCTTATCGCCAGCAATCTATTTATGGACTGCACCACTTCGGATTACCATCTTCACCCTTTTAACCCAACACACATAGAGAGACACAAAAGAAACTAAAATCTTTAATCATTAATAAAAACTGAAACATCATAATATTCTTCTCAATACAATAGCTTCCTTTTGAAATGCCATGAGGTCATCTTGTGAGGCGCTCTgaagctttgccagcagaggaagAGACTGATCAGCAGATCATTGTCCAACAGAGCAGGGACTGGTCCATTGCTGGTGTCACTTCTAATCCTCCCCAAACACTAAATCCCTCAACAATGAAATCACATGACAGAGTCAATCAGCCTTGCATCAGTTTTCCAGAAGGTTCAATGGACAGGGTGTCATTGTGTATATAAAGGGCTCAGACACCAGCCAGCCTTCAAGCAGCTCTTGGAGTGAAGACAGCACAGTGACACTGAACAGACATCCTCCTGGCTGAACCGGAAGAGAAGATGGACATTGCAGTTCAGACTCCATGGCTACGGCGTTCCCTCATGTCAaattctctcttcccctcccgtATCTATGACCAGCATTTTGGGGAGCACTTTGATGGTGACCTCTTCCCCAACTTCTCATCTGTGGTCAGCCCCTTCTACTGGCGAATGCCATCTCCCATGTTCAGGCTGCCAAGTTGGGTACAATCGGGACTTTCAGAGGTATGTTCTGTCTATTTTTTAAGTTGTCCTATTCTTTTCTTGTTAATTGACAAAAATACTTGTTTAATGTGCAGCTTAACTGTTCTGACCAAACTCTGTGAATGTATTGTCCGTTTTGTAACAAAGAACGaagcacagtacagcacaggaacctttggtcttccaagcctgcaccaatcatgatgcctgtctaaactaaaaccatctggACTTCCagggccgtatccctctattccaatcctattcatCAAGATGCCTCGTAAACGtcgctattgtacctgcttccaccaccttcccttGAAGCGCATTccaagcactcaccaccctctgtgtaaagaaacttgccttgcacatctcctctaaactttgcccctcgcaccttaaacctatgacccctagtaattgacttttccaccccgGGAAAAAGagtctgacgatccactctgtccatgccaataattttgtaaacctctatcaggtcgcccttcaacctccgtcgttccagtgaaaacaatccaagtttatccaagctctcctcctagctaatatcctcgagaccaggcaacatcctggtaccctctccaaagcatccacatccttctaggagtgtggtggccagaattgtacacaattgaACTGTAACTAtattgaataaataaataatcgcttattgtcacaatgtaggcttcaatgaagttactgtgaaaagcccctagtcaccacattccggcgcctgttcaggggggctcgtacaggaattgaaccggcgctgctggccttgctttgcattgcaagccagctgtttagcccactgtgctaaaccagcccctttaataaatgtattctttatttattttaacaaTAATGAATGCGTCCAATTATTCTGTATGCATATGTATATGTCATAAAGGGGAAGACAATAAACATGCATGTGCCCATTTATATAAAATATAATGTGTATATgtattgcccttaaagggacaatcaccacagtaGAAAAAGAGTGGGGGGCGTTGTGTCAGGATGAgggggcagccattttgaacTGAGATAGGGAGAAATTTATTTGCTCAGAGTGCTGTGAATCATTGTAAATCTCTCTCCAAAAGAGctatggaagctcagtcattgagaaaATCCTAGGCTGAGGTTGGTTTTTGAACTCAAAGGGAATCAGGAATATGGGAATCAGAGTGGGGTGGATTGGGGTTTTGGAGGAAAACAAAGTTGGGGCTGAGGATCCACCATGATCTAGCGAAGGCggttgaaggggctgaatggccagtctCTGCTCCTATAATGTTCTTATAATGATCCTCTCCCGCCATCTATAGCTACTGATCATAGTTCATTAGTGCAGTTAATGGTATCTGACAGCTTGTTCACAAATTGTTCGTGCCGCTGCTTCAATGGTAGATAAGTCCTAAATTGGAACAGCAAGAACAGTTAGCAACTGCAACTTGAAATATCGGAAAATTAGTGGGAATATTGATGTTTCCATGTAGCCTCCAGGCATCCCATGAGGACCAAAGGCTTGGATGTCTGGTTTTATTTGCTCTGAACACATCAATGCCCTAGAGACCCAAtattaataaaaagaaaaactCCGATTGTTGGGAATCTGAAAAAAAGCAGGAAAGGCTAGGAATGCACAGCAGGATTCATCAGCATCTGGAAAGAGGAAATTTAGGTTTTAGGTTTCAGTTGAAACCTTTAGTCAGAACTGATCTGACAAGCGATCCCAAATCAAACTgtttcttccccaccccccctccttttcTGTCATTGACTGTGCATTTTTTGTTAGAATTACAAAGCCAATATTGTTTATCTTTTATTAAGTTTATCTGCTGTGTCATTGAAGACTGGATGCGTACATGCCACCCTACTGGTATTTCTCCTTAATAAATGCAGCAAGCACAAAGGTTACATAACTTAGTGATTGAATCTCGCAGCAAGGAAGGAGGTTATTCAACTCCTCATACCCATGTTAACTTTTTGAAAGCGCTATCTAGTTTTTAAACGGATCTTCAATTCTTTTATTTTTGAGCGTACATCCAATTCTATTCTGAAAGCTACTAATGAAGTTGCGTCCACCGCCCTTTTaggtaatgcattccagatcataacaacctGCTGAGTTAAGACAATTCTCATCTGTGCTCTTTTCTTTGTGCCAATGATCAAATCTGCATCCTCTTAATGGTTTAAAGTTCTGCTTAAACAGGCGCATTAAAAGCATATATTAAAGTATGTACAAAGCGGCATTTGCTCTtgtgctggggactaatggcacaAATGATTGGAATGCTATCTGTGCACATACTGGACCGAGGTTTGAAGCCTGCTCCAGCTCATGGGATAGGAATCAATCTCTTGCTGTGGCCTATCTTGTGTTAAGCTAGTGAAGCTCAACGACACCAGGATGCCTGAAAGCATCACCCGGCTCTTTCCACCGCCACAATAAAACTTGAGTTTCCCCGTTCCGGCCATGCTACTTAACTTGGATAACTCTTACAATAAGCCAGCACAGGTGTCaagtgctgaatggccttcttccttGCTGCGAGATTCAATCACtaagttatagaacagtacagcacagaacaggcccttcggccctcgatgttgtgcccagcattgtccgaaaccaagatcaagctaacccactccctgtcattctggtgtgctccatgtgcctatccaataaccgcttgaaagttcctaaagcgtccaactccactatctcaACAGGCAGTCCATTTcataccctaaccactctctgagtaaagaaccataTACCATAGTGCTTATTGCATTCATTAATGAAAATACAAAAAGGATTGTATGTATCTATCCAGTCTGTAATGACAGAAAATGTTACtccaaattttaattttaaataattaattgaTCATGCGATTCATAAAACTGTCGGTGCCCACAGGGCATATGCCGAAGATTGAAATGTGGACAAGTAGAGATGCTCCCTGATAACCTTAAAGTTCCGGACTTGCAGACACTGGGTTCTATCAGAGCCAGGACAGAAATTCTCTGTTGCTGTTAGGGTGACCATTACATGCTGGGCGTAGGTTTGAATCATGTTGTTGCATCTCTTATGAGCTTAGttcacttggctggacagctggtttgtgagacagagcaaggccagcagcgcgagttcaatttccctaccggctgaggttattctcaaCCTAGCCCCTCGACTgaaatgtggtgatcctcaggttaaagcaccaccagtcagctcttccccccccccccccccccacctcccccgaaggggaaagcaacccatggtcatctgggctgatggcaactttaccttttgtTACATCTCTTACTGAATGAAACTATTTGATGGTGGCTTCAATTTCAAATAACCCTGAGCTGGCAGGCCAAGAATTATTAATTTGGAAATCACTGCAACTGATTTGAAATCTCACTCAACTAGACCATGAGGATGGTTGTGTTTGAGCAGTTCTGAATTCATGTCAAGTTGCATTATTGGATGAGGGAAAATGAAGCTTTATTGTGTATCGGCTTAAGACAAGATACCAATTGATTGATTGGAAAGTGTACTGTTTCACAACATTACCATCCTTTAGGTTCTAAATTAATTTTGAGAaagttttgaaatatttttaaagctTGGCCCTTAGATTATCTGAACACATTCTGTGCAATTGTGGGAACATGTCTTCACCTCAGAATGAGTTAACATTTCCCACAATATCTGTCTTTGTGCCATGTAATCTGTCTTTTCAGATGACTTTGTTTGTCCCTTGTTCTGTGGGTCGAGTTTACGTGACGGAATGTTGTTTATGAAAAGAATGTTCCAGTAGAACATTCGCTGAAAGATGGCCAACAAAATTCCGTGGAAAAGATTATGGCTAATAGAAATCATAGCATTGTGCCCTCAATCACCCAGATATCTCAACAAAATAATTTGATGCACGGGCAGAATTCAATAAATTTGAAATTCTCTGTGCCGTTCTTCAGCCAACTACTGGGATGTGTGCAGGAGTCACTCATCCGTTGATATTCTTTttcttcataaatttagagtacccaattcatttttgccaattaaggggcaatttagtgcggtcaatccacctaccctgcacatctttggtttgtggggggagaaacccacgcaaacacggggagaatgtgcaaattccacacggacagtgacccagagccgggattgaacctgggatctcagcgccgtgaggcagcaatgctaaccactgcaccactgtgctgcccgctcCTTTGATATTCTTCTTGTTCTTTCTCCATCCCTGACTCAGACTTACTCTCCAGTAagagttagcacttctgccttatGATGCACCTTACAGATATATTTGACATCTCTGGAATCATTGCAGTGAATCTATTCCACAAGAAAAATTcagggtttaaaaaaaagggcCATTAAAACACATCCCTTTAGTGCATAATTCTAGACGTTTCTTCTCGTTACCTAGTTCTTGAGTGACAATTGACTAGTTAAATTTGAGCCACACAATGGCACAAATGCTAGTCAGTGACCAGCTCCAGCAACTGAGTCTAATCACCTCCCAtggtcaatggcattactatggTTGAATCTTTCACCCTCAACAACCTGGGGTGCTGCCATCGACAGGAAACCCACCTGGAGCAGCCACATAACCACCAGATGTGGTTACTTGAGGAGGCCCTGAGCTCACCTCCCAACTTCCCAAAGCCATGCCACCACTTACAAGGAACAAGTCAAGAGACTGCTGGAATAATCACTTCATGTCTGGAACATCCGGGATGAAGCTGCTGCTTTAtcagcactccatccaccatcttcaacatcaactctctccaccactgcctGCAGTTTTTACTATCTTCAGGATGCAATGAAGCAACTCACCAACCCTTCTCAACCAGCATCTCTAATGTCAACACAACTATGGATAGTGAGAAAAGGTGTAACTTTGCTATCACAGCACGTGACTACATTTTAATAACCCCATTGTTTTTGTCTCCATTAATCTGGTTGACAATTATTCCAAACTTTCATCACAATTTAATAAAAATGTTTATCCTACAATTTATTTCAAATTTATCTTTCACTCATCTGTAATTACAACTTGCTTTTTTTTTACTGGTTCAGTCCCTTGGTTATCCATAGTTTTTTGTTCCATTCTTGTGCTATGGATGTTAtaaacaaggccagcatttattgaccatccccttGAGAAAATGGCGGGCATTCTTTTTGAACCGCTACAATCTGTACTTTTTTTAATTGATtcacggaatgtgggcatcgctggctaggccagcatttattgcccatccctaattgcccttgagaagctggtggtgagctgccttctagagCCGCTGCAGTCCCCCGAGATGTAGATACATCcactactgttagggagg
The DNA window shown above is from Scyliorhinus canicula chromosome 19, sScyCan1.1, whole genome shotgun sequence and carries:
- the hspb2 gene encoding heat shock protein beta-2, with the protein product MEDKTIPHAYPMSVEYEKDTPTTIYDQNFGEGLSPEDILAPTLYHGYYIRPRINKQLDRGFSTIETKHHKFQVFLDVCQFLPDEISVRTVDNLLEVSGRHSQKLDSHGFISRDFTRTYILPLDVDPLLIRSTLSHDGILCIEAQRKGDEIQPNINNVKINVEPPPMAKEPGANNNKEEEKDKSSS